One genomic window of Conger conger chromosome 7, fConCon1.1, whole genome shotgun sequence includes the following:
- the LOC133134067 gene encoding protein ATP1B4-like, with protein MEPNATAGGADEQLHGDDLANAPGDSEPKVELEMVPASVVEEELEELAQHQPLEREDLDFEKWKPKPKPKKTFSQKITETKRYLWNPETREFMGRSGKSWSLILLFYSALYIFLAAMFAACMWALMWSINPYAPTYNDRVMPPGMMMSPRGPNGFDIVFNASDRNTWDKYVKALEASLNPYDDSIQEQRNINCTQSVYFKQDDKEESAERKACQFKRSSLGKCSGDPDRSFGYALGKPCVLLNMNRILGYLPGQGTPINVTCSAKKGGPENLGEIEFFPESIFNLKYYPYYGKRRHVNYTNPLVAVRFPRVQQDIHFSVQCKLNGKGIINDSPNDRFLGSITFSLEVGA; from the exons ATGGAGCCGAATGCCACCGCGGGCGGAGCTGATGAACAGCTCCATGGAGACGACCTAGCAAATGCG CCTGGTGACAGTGAACCAAAGGTTGAGCTGGAGATGGTGCCAGCCTCAGTGGTGGAAGAGGAACTTGAAGAGCTAGCACAGCATCAGCCCCTGGAGAGAGAGGACCTCGACTTTGAGAAATGGAAACCTAAACCAAAACCCAAGAAGACCTTCAGCCAAAAGATAACTGAGACGAAGAGGTACCTGTGGAACCCTGAGACACGAGAGTTCATGGGCCGCTCTGGGAAAAGCTGGA GCCTCATCCTCCTATTCTACTCAGCGCTGTACATCTTCTTGGCGGCCATGTTCGCAGCCTGCATGTGGGCCCTAATGTGGTCCATCAATCCCTATGCCCCCACCTACAATGACAGGGTGATGCCACCAG GTATGATGATGTCGCCACGGGGGCCGAACGGATTCGACATCGTCTTCAACGCTTCTGACCGCAACACCTGGGATAAATATGTGAAGGCCCTGGAGGCCTCTCTAAATC CGTACGACGACTCCATTCAGGAGCAGCGGAACATCAACTGTACGCAGAGCGTGTACTTCAAGCAGGACGACAAGGAGGAGAGTGCCGAGCGGAAGGCGTGCCAGTTCAAAAGGTCTTCGCTGGGGAAGTGCTCGGGGGACCCGGACAGAAGCTTTGGATACGCTTTAGGAAAGCCCTGCGTTCTCCTCAACATGAACCGG ATTCTTGGATACTTACCAGGCCAAGGCACTCCAATCAATGTGACCTGCTCAGCTAAG AAAGGAGGGCCAGAAAACCTTGGAGAGATTGAGTTCTTCCCTGAAAGCATTTTTAACCTGAAGTACTACCCTTACTATGGAAAGAGGAGACAT GTGAACTACACCAACCCCCTGGTAGCTGTGCGCTTCCCCAGGGTGCAGCAGGATATCCATTTCAGTGTACAGTGCAAGCTGAATGGTAAGGGCATCATCAATGACTCTCCTAATGACCGATTCCTGGGCAGCATCACCTTCTCTCTGGAAGTGGGTGCATAG